In Trichoderma atroviride chromosome 2, complete sequence, one DNA window encodes the following:
- a CDS encoding uncharacterized protein (EggNog:ENOG41): MSNRSLRTAVRSVGRLNGRTARPSGLAPRQFSTSPAHGVRAVFAETENDEMNKVLNTIQETIILPAYLPEKQRQLVFDPKMKSYLEQNPIIIEVEGLEHKFSTIDRFTGIENSKTILTKALKSMQSQDDWANLGTLLAGYKKAGIRLKANHWGKIVRMAGDSGNIHAVIECAKQSDKTGLMFTNRETVVRVLSYINEKVTSSNWDVTETKQAQTWADQVLDLLQRREHAIEGQPTRERLHFSRVVRGMTLFAKASAAKVKQQAGEPVEQDLVLLKDEVELLSSLWKDSTSANLDEVADFAKLNPTLERNSNPKGVKIPTALNGSAYVKVLAENIKGISLAREVLGEEAQALAQVEVTLADHLRNFVKTSKSSTEGWDQEYSTIVGQAPKW; this comes from the exons ATGTCAAATCGGTCACTAAGGACGGCCGTTCGGTCGGTTGGTCGCCTCAATGGACGAACGGCACGGCCATCGGGCCTTGCGCCGAGGCAATTCAGCACTTCGCCAGCGCATG GTGTAAGAGCCGTCTTCGCCGAGACCGAAAACGACGAAATGAACAAAGtcctcaacaccatccaAGAAACCATCATCCTCCCCGCCTACCTCCCCGAAaagcagcgccagctcgTCTTCGACCCCAAGATGAAGTCGTACCTCGAGCAGAaccccatcatcatcgaagTCGAGGGCCTCGAACACAAATTCTCCACCATTGACCGATTCACCGGCATCGAAAACTCCAAAACCATCCTCACAAAGGCCCTCAAGAGCATGCAGAGCCAGGATGACTGGGCCAACCTGGGCACTCTGTTGGCGGGGTATAAAAAGGCCGGCATACGGCTAAAGGCCAACCACTGGGGAAAGATTGTGCGCATGGCCGGAGACAGCGGCAACATTCACGCCGTGATTGAGTGCGCGAAGCAGTCGGACAAGACGGGGCTCATGTTTACAAACCGGGAAACAGTCGTCCGAGTTCTGTCTTACATCAACGAGAAGGTTACCAGCAGCAACTGGGACGTCACCGAGACGAAGCAGGCCCAGACATGGGCCGACCAGGTTCTCgatcttctccagcgcaGGGAACATGCGATTGAGGGCCAGCCCACCCGCGAGAGACTACACTTCTCCCGCGTCGTCCGCGGAATGACCCTCTTCGCAAAGgcctccgccgccaaagtcaagCAGCAAGCCGGCGAGCCCGTCGAGCAAGACCTCGTCCTGCTCAAGGATGAAGTCGAGCTGCTCAGCTCACTATGGAAAGACTCAACAAGTGCGAACCTGGACGAGGTGGCCGACTTTGCAAAGCTCAACCCCACCCTGGAGAGAAACTCCAACCCTAAGGGAGTCAAGATCCCCACCGCCCTCAACGGAAGTGCATACGTCAAGGTCCTGGCAGAGAACATCAAGGGCATTTCGCTGGCGCGCGAGGTTCTcggcgaagaagcccagGCTCTCGCGCAAGTGGAGGTTACTCTGGCTGATCACTTGCGGAATTTTGTCAAGACTAGCAAGAGCTCAACAGAGGGCTGGGATCAGGAATACTCTACAATCGTCGGACAGGCACCAAAGTGGTAA
- a CDS encoding mitochondrial 54S ribosomal protein bL19m (BUSCO:EOG092D3W5S), with protein MNAAVARQPMGCLKAALRRTRYQRTWQRCLATEAASPSTASIAKNAFSQRQHMDKQKAAKFQIWPQVPSPRATHPDPMPTLKQQEIARLDPTGARTRLFSRDHADSAKVGDVLMVTTKAGEPFSGAFIQMRRRGVDTAILLRGQLMKTGVETWFKIYSPTVTGIDIIWRKPKRARRARLTFMRKPRHDMGSVDNLVSAWKKERYALRSKAKQGGGKQIRR; from the exons AtgaatgctgctgttgcgagGCAGCCGATGGGCTGTCTGAAGGCGGCTCTGAGGAGGACGAGATACCAGAGAACGTGGCAGCGATGCCTGGCGACAGAGGCTGCGAGCCCCTCCACGGCCTCCATCGCGAAGAATGCCTTTAGTCAAAGACAAC ACATGGACAAGCAAAAAGCCGCAAAGTTCCAAATCTGGCCCCAAGTCCCTTCACCGCGAGCCACCCATCCCGACCCGATGCCCACCCtgaagcagcaagaaatcGCCCGCCTCGACCCGACCGGCGCCCGAACGAGGCTCTTCTCCAGAGACCACGCCGACAGCGCCAAAGTGGGCGACGTGCTCATGGTGACCACCAAGGCCGGGGAGCCCTTTTCGGGCGCATTCATCCAGATGCGGCGCCGCGGCGTCGATACGGCCATTCTGCTGCGAGGACAGCTGATGAAGACTGGCGTGGAGACGTGGTTCAAGATTTACAGCCCGACGGTGACGGGCATCGACATTATCTGGCGCAAgccgaagagggcgaggagagcGCGGTTGACGTTTATGCGCAAGCCCAGGCACGACATGGGCAGTGTGGATAACTTGGTATCGgcttggaagaaggagaggtaTGCGCTGCGGTCCAAGGCGAAGCAGGGTGGTGGAAAGCAGATTCGAAGGTAG
- a CDS encoding uncharacterized protein (EggNog:ENOG41~TransMembrane:1 (i134-156o)) gives MDSLHGILSCLCGSSEPASDFLPGEKHSTSMPSSLQYDPSLCTYDKVAVDLVSILLRSEKHGTNLKKQLDETVGTLGWSEMLAKRILNALVAAIREGRDKMGPAFAKAYEDAAKEADSVFHHLVEDARNHPLELVATVLITVIALGVLVALAPYVLELLGFSELGPVTGKLSYPRVWACLKAMFRL, from the coding sequence ATGGATTCCTTACATGGCATTTTAAGCTGCCTTTGTGGTTCATCCGAGCCTGCATCGGATTTCTTGCCTGGCGAGAAACATTCCACCTCGATGCCTTCATCTCTCCAATACGACCCGTCCCTCTGCACTTATGACAAGGTTGCGGTCGACCTTGTTTCAATCCTGCTTCGTTCGGAAAAGCATGGTACAAATCTTAAGAAGCAACTCGATGAGACGGTTGGAACCCTTGGCTGGTCCGAGATGCTTGCGAAACGCATCTTGAATGCTTTGGTAGCAGCAATCAGAGAGGGTCGCGACAAGATGGGCCCAGCCTTTGCCAAGGCTTATGAAGATGCCGCTAAAGAGGCCGATTCAGTATTCCACCATCTCGTTGAGGATGCAAGAAATCATCCTCTCGAGTTGGTAGCGACGGTGCTCATCACCGTCATTGCTCTCGGCGTGCTTGTTGCGCTGGCACCCTATGTTTTGGAGCTCTTGGGATTTAGTGAGCTCGGACCTGTGACAGGTAAGTTGTCTTATCCCCGAGTATGGGCCTGTTTGAAAGCCATGTTCCGTCTCTAA
- a CDS encoding uncharacterized protein (MEROPS:MER0004372), with the protein MKLQDTRITPSKIQVLDHHVALAFAGLNADARILVDKARLEAQSHRLSVEDPVTIEYITKYVAGVQQRYTQAGGVRPFGISTLVVGFDNGSQVPRLYQTEPSGIYSAWKANAIGRSSKTVREFLERNYKEDMDRQATIRLAIKSLLEVVQTGAKNIEIALMAPGASMELLPTDEIEGFVKEIEQEKQEEAAKKKTGRTPGTGSAAILTRSGEDSAAE; encoded by the exons ATGAAGCTGCAGGACACACGAATTACGCCTTCCAAGATCCAGGTCTTGGATCACCATGTCGCTCTGGCCTTTGCCGGCCTGAACGCAGATGCCCGAATCCTCGTCGACAAGGCACGATTAGAAGCCCAATCCCACCGATTGTCGGTTGAAGACCCCGTTACGATCGAGTACATTACAAAATACGTTGCCGGTGTGCAGCAGCGTTACACACAAGCTGGAGGTGTCCGGCCATTCGGCATCAGCACCCTGGTGGTTGGctttgacaatggcagccaGGTGCCCAGACTGTACCAGACAGAGCCTTCTGGTATCTACTCAGCTTG GAAAGCGAACGCTATTGGTCGCTCAAGCAAGACGGTTCGAGAGTTCCTGGAGCGAAACTACAAGGAGGATATGGATAGACAGGCTACCATCAGACTGGCGATCAAGTCCCTTCTCGAGGTCGTCCAGACAGGCGCCAAGAACATTGAGATTGCCCTCATGGCCCCCGGCGCATCtatggagctgctgccgacgGACGAGATTGAGGGCTTCGTGAAGGAAATTGAGCaagagaagcaggaggaggctgccaagaagaagacgggacGGACACCAGGCACTGGAAGCGCTGCTATTCTGACGAGAAGCGGCGAGGACTCTGCTGCTGAATAA
- a CDS encoding uncharacterized protein (EggNog:ENOG41): protein MCKHILNAQVAIRSPCCRKWFDCAECHQEQENHPLKQSFEMTFACKKCKKVFRKDAQEFDESDEYCPHCDNHFVLEAKTPKAALTIEGDDVRMNNKLLRDERIKQDGMRTIFDPTPDADRLG, encoded by the exons ATGTG CAAACATATTCTCAACGCCCAAGTCGCCATCCGGTCACCCTGCT GCCGGAAATGGTTCGACTGCGCAGAGTGCCACCAAGAGCAGGAAAACCATCCTCTCAAGCAGAGCTTCGAAATGACCTTTGCCTGCAAAAAGTGCAAAAAGGTCTTCCGCAAAGACGCCCAAGAGTTTGACGAGAGCGACGAATACTGCCCGCACTGCGACAACCACTTCGTCCTCGAGGCCAAGACCCCCAAGGCCGCCTTGACCATTGAGGGCGACGATGTCCGAATGAACAACAAGTTGCTAAGGGACGAAAGAATAAAGCAGGATGGCATGAGGACCATCTTTGACCCAACACCAGACGCCGACAGGCTTGGCTGA
- a CDS encoding uncharacterized protein (BUSCO:EOG092D0OXK) — translation MPPKRKAGTSAVQGGLKAGRSSRMSTPGGVTPRSIESGDEVVEEDDAPVDEELEQDIDKNIDRFSLGRYQKKHHIREPLPHIFGSNDFSYLDLKKDHQNRPLWIDPQKGRIILESFNPLAEQAQDFLITIAEPLSRPTFMHEYALTTHSLYAAVSVGLSPHDIINTLDRFLKTPLPVEIRSFIESCTQSYGKVKLVLKNTKYYVESPDPNMLQMLLKNPRIGPLRVQGTAEITTSAAPKLGNLVIPGTKNAAGAKQANGGEQPHEGQPTQEGDVLARLGEEDDDDQEVTHSFEIADKDVETVQKECLNLGFPVLEEYDFRRDEVNATLDIDLKPGTQIRPYQEKSLSKMFGNGRAKSGLIVLPCGAGKTLVGITAACTIKKGVIVLCTSSMSVVQWRNEFLKWSNINPDDIVAFTSDSKNSVFTGSTGIIVTTYSMVTQSRARSYDAEKMMRFLTGREWGLMLLDEVHVVPANIFRKVTSSIKTHSKLGLTATLLREDDKISDLNFLIGPKLFEANWMELSKQGHIARVQCAEVWCPMPTEFYDEYLRAPSRKKNLLYIMNPRKFQACQYLINYHESRGDKIIVFSDNVYALKAYALKLGKAFIYGGTGQAERLQVLENFQHNPQVNTLFLSKIGDTSLDLPEATCLIQISSHYGSRRQEAQRLGRILRAKRRNDEGFNAFFYSLVSKDTQEMYFSSKRQAFLVDQGYAFKVITQLANIEKTPGLAFATATERRELLQKVLVENETMDDEDITDDLFHSGTMGRKKKGAARRTAGTLGELSGGQDMAYIEQNKKMNAAFKKGKGKKESSAFFKKIGRENARRAALA, via the coding sequence ATGCCTCCCAAAAGGAAGGCCGGCACCAGCGCCGTGCAGGGAGGGCTCAAGGCCGGTCGGTCCTCGCGCATGTCGACGCCAGGAGGAGTGACTCCTCGCAGCATCGAGAGTGGCGACGAGGTGgtggaagaggacgacgCCCCCGTGGACGAAGAGCTGGAACAGGATATCGACAAGAATATAGATCGCTTCTCACTGGGGCGGTACCAGAAGAAGCACCACATCCGGGAGCCTCTCCCACACATCTTTGGTAGCAATGATTTCTCGTATCTCGATCTCAAGAAAGATCACCAGAACCGGCCGCTTTGGATCGATCCTCAGAAGGGTAGAATCATCCTCGAGAGCTTCAATCCGCTGGCGGAGCAGGCCCAAGATTTTCTCATTACCATTGCCGAGCCTCTGTCGCGCCCGACGTTCATGCACGAGTATGCCCTCACTACACATAGTCTCTACGCCGCTGTATCTGTCGGCTTGTCGCCTCATGACATTATAAATACTCTCGATCGCTTTCTCAAGACGCCTCTGCCGGTCGAAATTCGGTCCTTCATCGAAAGCTGTACGCAAAGCTATGGCAAGGTCAAACTTGTCTTGAAGAACACCAAGTACTACGTCGAGAGTCCGGATCCCAACATGttgcagatgctgctcaaaaACCCCAGGATCGGCCCTCTCCGCGTTCAGGGAACGGCAGAAATCACGACATCGGCAGCACCTAAGCTCGGAAACCTGGTCATTCCTGGCACTAAGAATGCTGCGGGTGCCAAACAGGCGAACGGCGGCGAGCAACCGCACGAAGGTCAACCAACCCAGGAGGGCGACGTACTCGCTCGACtgggcgaagaagatgacgacgaccagGAAGTCACACACTCTTTTGAGATTGCAGACAAAGACGTCGAGACTGTACAGAAAGAATGTCTCAATCTGGGGTTCCCTGTTCTCGAGGAGTACGATTTCCGACGCGACGAAGTCAACGCGACTCTTGACATCGACCTTAAACCCGGCACCCAGATTCGTCCTTATCAAGAGAAGAGTCTCAGCAAAATGTTCGGAAACGGACGTGCCAAGAGCGGCCTGATTGTCTTACCTTGTGGTGCTGGAAAGACGCTGGTTGGCATTACCGCAGCTTGCACCATCAAGAAAGGCGTCATTGTGCTGTGTACCAGTTCCATGTCCGTCGTGCAGTGGCGTAATGAGTTTTTGAAATGGTCCAACATTAATCCAGACGATATTGTCGCCTTCACATCGGACTCCAAGAACAGCGTCTTCACAGGAAGCACCGGTATCATAGTGACCACCTACTCCATGGTCACCCAATCTAGAGCCAGATCATACGATgccgagaagatgatgagatttCTCACTGGGCGAGAATGGGGTCTGATGCTTTTGGACGAGGTTCACGTCGTGCCCGCCAACATCTTCCGAAAGGTCACCTCGTCAATCAAGACTCACTCCAAGCTAGGCTTAACGGCCACACTGCTGCGAGAAGATGACAAGATCTCCGATCTCAACTTCCTCATCGGCCCAAAGTTATTCGAGGCCAACTGGATGGAGCTGTCAAAGCAGGGTCATATTGCGCGGGTTCAATGCGCCGAAGTCTGGTGCCCAATGCCTACCGAGTTCTATGACGAATATCTTCGAGCGCCATCGCGTAAGAAGAATTTGCTCTACATTATGAACCCTCGCAAGTTCCAGGCTTGCCAGTATCTGATAAACTACCATGAATCAAGAGGTGACAAgatcatcgtcttctcggATAACGTGTACGCCTTGAAGGCGTATGCCCTGAAGTTGGGAAAAGCATTCATCTACGGCGGCACTGGACAGGCGGAGCGTCTGCAAGTGTTGGAAAACTTCCAGCACAATCCACAGGTCAACACGCTGTTTCTATCAAAAATTGGCGATACATCGCTGGACTTGCCGGAGGCCACGTGCCTGATTCAGATATCCTCACATTACGGATCTCGACGTCAAGAGGCGCAGCGGCTCGGACGAATCCTGAGAGCCAAGCGTAGAAATGACGAAGGCTTTAATGCATTTTTTTATTCGTTAGTCTCTAAAGATACGCAGGAAATGTACTTTTCATCCAAGCGGCAAGCCTTTCTGGTTGACCAAGGCTACGCCTTTAAAGTCATCACTCAGCTGGCAAACATTGAGAAGACGCCCGGATTGGCCTTTGCAACTGCGACTGAGCGGCGTGAGCTTCTACAGAAGGTTCTAGTCGAGAACGAGACAATGGATGACGAAGATATCACAGACGATTTATTCCACAGTGGTACAATGgggcggaagaagaagggagcGGCTCGCCGAACGGCAGGCACTCTGGGCGAGCTCAGTGGTGGACAGGACATGGCCTACATTGAGCagaacaagaagatgaatgCTGCTTtcaagaaaggaaaaggaaagaaggagagcagcGCGTTCTTCAAGAAGATTGGGCGAGAAAATGCTCGGCGAGCTGCCTTGGCTTAG
- a CDS encoding uncharacterized protein (TransMembrane:1 (i70-88o)) produces the protein MQGCGQKNYPGLVESRGCGQTPSPFGGGLDVGIRAEWFGARRLEDGERRVDGWMDGAQQRRCRRLSRGSTTFLAAFPIQSWVGVALGFPRGR, from the coding sequence ATGCAAGGTTGCGGCCAGAAGAATTATCCCGGCCTCGTCGAGTCCCGCGGTTGCGGCCAGACGCCAAGCCCCTTTGGCGGCGGGTTGGACGTGGGAATTCGGGCTGAGTGGTTCGGAGCACGGAGGCTGGAGGATGGAGAACGCAGGGTGGacggatggatggatggagcaCAGCAAAGGCGCTGCCGTCGTCTAAGCCGAGGATCAACGACCTTTTTGGCTGCGTTTCCGATTCAATCGTGGGTTGGCGTCGCACTCGGTTTCCCTCGAGGGAGGTGA
- a CDS encoding uncharacterized protein (EggNog:ENOG41~TransMembrane:10 (i27-50o89-113i465-488o508-525i537-561o600-623i635-655o661-681i725-744o750-770i)) has protein sequence MFDSARAYVAAQLRGVRPSVLTKHPHFNFITIHYFWIIFATLLSGVLIYAGGKGQLHFIDALMFGSGANTQAGLNPVDVNNLNGFQQSWIYTFSLFSNPITLHGCVVFLRLYWFEKRFQNWVQEAKLRRRTISKSKSKARNDLSQLENGLGVNGRRITVVPENTRAQRMTNDGILLDKIEEAEPKLNPSSNASDTTTASDDLQKSAELEEDIGPLDQPRRRDISGADQSRQKNDTASGFPSPEQHLTTAITFADTVKRSDGVDDNPTKFPQRRPNAEHIAILERQRNQDNEVLHIPGPRDIERGLGPRRLEEGDHQEDDDQQIARQATFDSRINEPSDPYGQQQTAITFTEPEHPRREELKNDAKAIGGTVDSLRFRKPRFLNRSQDKVHEDGEHRPRSRTPHPHPVRTKTMDTIRSVLSRDKTVDDMPYLSYTPTMGRNSNFLGLTLEQREELGGIEYRALRTLALVLLFYFFVFHILGAICLLPYILANQHYGNVLTEDSIGKTWWAFWTSNMAFMDVGFTLTPDSMNSFAKSEWILMSMWFFIIIGNTGFPVMLRFMIWAASKLTPKGSGLWEEFRFLLDHPRRCFTLLFPSNATWWLFWILVLLNAIDLLFFIVLDLGAEPITALPLHNRVVIGLFQAASTRTAGFSAVSMSELHPAMPVLYLIMMYISVFPIAISIRRTNVYEEKSLGVYHDRTEEDPDAEASALDYVGTHLRRQLSFDLWYVFLGFFLLAITEGGKIVGGRFDLFSVLFEIVSAYGTVGLSMGVPNVNASLCSQFSVPGKLIIVAMQIRGRHRGLPYGLDRAVILPSEARLKREQEEADATLARTSTAVSTGAATGLQRQPTTGQSRSRSRERANSNLISKLLHPGPVVPPEHLGRPRGRSIEAYQRSKSVDVTNALSEPSDAHLEPPREEDDELEQISSSDLPPNKPRRTESSAF, from the exons ATGTTCGACAGTGCTCGCGCCTACGTGGCGGCGCAGCTCAGGGGAGTCAGGCCTTCCGTACTAACAAAACACCCGCATTTCAACTTCATTACTATTCACT ACTTCTGGATTATTTTCGCAACATTACTTTCTGGCGTTCTGATATATGCCGGTGGCAAAGGACAACTTCACTTTATAGATGCTCTCATGTTTGGCAGTGGTGCAAATACCCAAGCCGGACTTAACCCTGTTGATGTCAACAACCTGAATGGATTCCAACAGTCTTGGATCTACacattttctttattctcaAATCCCATCACGTTGCATGGATGTGTTGTTTTTCTCAGACTTTATTGGTTTGAGAAACGCTTCCAGAACTGGGTACAAGAGGCAAAGTTACGCCGCCGAACCATCAGCAAATCAAAGTCCAAGGCACGAAACGACCTCAGTCAACTTGAAAACGGACTGGGTGTGAATGGAAGGCGTATTACCGTTGTGCCAGAGAATACCAGGGCACAGCGCATGACCAACGATGGCATTCTTCTGGATAAGATAGAGGAAGCCGAGCCCAAGCTCAATCCGAGTAGCAACGCAAGCGATACGACTACGGCATCCGATGATCTGCAGAAAAGCGctgagcttgaagaagatatCGGCCCCTTGGATCAGCCTCGCCGGAGAGATATTTCAGGTGCAGACCAAAGTCGGCAAAAGAACGACACAGCATCAGGTTTTCCATCGCCGGAACAACACCTCACGACAGCAATCACATTTGCCGACACTGTTAAGCGAAGTGACGGAGTGGACGATAATCCTACCAAATTCCCGCAACGACGACCTAATGCAGAGCATATTGCTATTCTTGAAAGGCAGCGAAACCAAGATAATGAAGTCCTCCATATTCCTGGACCGCGAGATATTGAAAGGGGTCTAGGGCCTCGACgacttgaagaaggcgatcatcaagaagatgacgatcAACAAATTGCCCGCCAGGCAACTTTTGACTCTCGCATCAATGAACCAAGCGACCCCTACGGCCAACAACAAACAGCCATTACCTTTACCGAACCGGAACATCCTAGGCGAGAAGAGCTGAAAAATGATGCCAAAGCTATTGGCGGTACCGTTGATAGCTTGAGATTCAGAAAGCCGCGCTTCCTCAATCGCTCCCAGGACAAGGTACATGAAGACGGAGAACACAGGCCAAGATCGAGGACCCCACATCCACACCCTGTGCGAACCAAGACAATGGACACCATTCGCTCTGTCCTGTCTCGGGATAAGACAGTGGATGATATGCCATATCTTAGCTATACACCAACCATGGGCCGTAACTCGAACTTCCTCGGTCTTACACTCGAACAGCGTGAAGAGCTTGGCGGTATCGAATATCGAGCATTAAGAACTTTGGCTTTGGTGCTactcttctacttcttcgTGTTCCACATTCTCGGCGCCATATGCTTGCTTCCTTATATTCTTGCTAATCAGCATTACGGAAACGTTCTTACAGAGGATTCCATTGGCAAGACTTGGTGGGCGTTTTGGACCTCCAACATGGCCTTTATGGATGTAGGGTTTACCCTTACACCGGATAGCATGAACTCATTTGCAAAGTCCGAATGGATCCTGATGTCCATGTGgtttttcatcatcatcggaaACACTGGCTTCCCGGTGATGCTGCGCTTTATGATATGGGCCGCTTCTAAACTTACCCCAAAGGGTTCCGGCCTTTGGGAAGAATTCAGATTTTTGCTTGATCACCCTCGTCGGTGTTTTACCTTGCTTTTCCCGTCGAATGCGACATGGTGGCTGTTCTGGATCCTTGTCCTGCTCAACGCCATcgacttgctcttctttattgTGCTTGAT CTTGGAGCAGAACCCATCACTGCCCTGCCACTCCACAACCGTGTTGTTATTGGCCTATTCCAAGCCGCTTCTACTCGAACTGCTGGTTTCTCGGCCGTCAGCATGTCTGAGCTCCACCCCGCCATGCCAGTTCTGTACCTAATCATGATGTACATCTCCGTGTTCCCCATCGCCATTTCTATTCGACGAACAAACGTCTATGAAGAAAAGTCTTTGGGCGTGTACCATGATCGGACCGAAGAAGACCCTGACGCTGAAGCAAGCGCCCTTGATTATGTAGGAACTCACTTGCGACGACAACTGTCCTTTGACTTGTGGTATGTCTTTTTgggcttcttccttctcgctATTACCGAAGGCGGAAAGATTGTAGGAGGCCGATTTGATTTATTTTCTGTCCTCTTCGAGATTGTCAGTGCCTATGGAACTGTGGGTCTGAGCATGGGCGTGCCCAACGTCAACGCATCTCTGTGTTCACAATTTTCTGTGCCTGGCAAGTTGATCATCGTGGCAATGCAAATTCGTGGACGCCATCGTGGTCTACCATATGGCCTTGATCGAGCCGTGATCCTTCCGAGCGAAGCACGACTGAAGAgggagcaagaagaagctgacgCCACACTTGCTCGAACGAGCACTGCCGTATCCACCGGAGCCGCAACGGGTCTGCAGCGACAGCCAACTACTGGACAGAGTCGCAGCAGGAGTCGTGAAAGAGCCAACAGCAATTTGATATCCAAATTGTTGCACCCGGGACCGGTTGTCCCACCCGAGCATCTCGGACGACCAAGAGGGAGATCAATTGAGGCGTATCAAAGGAGCAAGTCTGTGGATGTTACAAATGCCCTTTCAGAGCCCTCCGATGCTCACTTAGAGCCcccgagagaagaagatgacgagttGGAACAAATCTCGAGTTCCGATCTCCCGCCGAATAAACCGAGACGGACAGAGTCGTCTGCCTTTTAG